The nucleotide window ATGGACGAAGACGTCGCCGCCATCATGATCACCAACCCTAACACCCTTGGATTATTTGAGGATCAGATCGCCGACATCGCCAAGATCGTCCACGCGAAGGGCGGACAGGTCTACTGCGATGGCGCCAACCTGAATGCCATCATTGGGATTTCGAGACCGGGTGACGTGGGGGTTGACGTCCTGCACTTCAACATGCATAAGACGTTCGCGGTCCCACATGGGGGCGGCGGTCCGGGTGCGGGACCGGTTGGGCTCAAGGCGCATCTTGCGCCCTTCATTCCGATCCCGGTTGTCGAGAAGAAGGGGAAGCGGTTCGTTCTGAATGAGGACCTGCCGTCAAGTATCGGCCGGGTACGGGCCTTCTATGGGAACTTTGCGGCGCTGGTCCGGGCCTACGCCTACATCCGTTCGCTGGGTCCATCGGGACTGCGCCGCGTGGCCGAGGTGGCCGTACTCAATGCGAATTACATCATGAATCAGCTCAAGGACACCTACCACCTTCCATACGATAAGTTCTGCAAGCACGAGTGCGTCTTCTCCGATGCGCGTCAGCTTCCGCACGGCGTCCAAACCCTGGACATCGCCAAGCGGTTGATGGATTACGGCTTTCATCCGCCAACCATCTACTTCCCCCTCATCGTCAGGGGCGCCATGATGATCGAACCCACCGAGACCGAGAGCAAGGAGACGCTCGACCAGTTCATCGCCGCCATGAAACGAATCGCCGAGGAGGCCGAGCGAGACCCGGAGCTGGTTCGGTCCGCCCCCCACAAGACCAAGGTCTCGCGGCTGGACGAGGTCAAGGCCGCCCGTCAGCCGAATCTGCGATGGAAGGGGAAAGCGCCTCGTCTACCCTAGACCCTATCCCCTAAACCCTATACCCTGCTTCTGGGGCGCGAGATACGAAATCCCCCCCTTTACAAAAGGGGGGCAGGGGGGATTTAGAACGCGGGGTACAAACGTGGTAGGCGGCGAGGCGATGCGGCGGGTACTGATCATGATCTCGACATAGATACGATAGTCCCGCAACGGTTCAACGGTTTTGACATCTCACTTGAGCCGCTTTCATGCTGCTTTGTGTTTCGCAATTAACTCGCGAACCGCTGGAACGATCTCTGTAGGGACTTCCATGACCGTTTGGCCTGGCATTTCAAATGCTGCCTCGTCTTCGGCTACCGCTTCTTCCTCCGACTGCGATTTATAATGAGCCAGCACCCTTTTTACACGCTCTAAGTCCCAGCCCGGTGGAAATTTGCTCTGTTTCATTTTTGTTTCCTTCTGCGACGGCGATATGCGATTAAAGGCTTGCCACGTAGTTCATAGGCTGTAATCACAAAAACACTATCTGGTTCTGCTGGATCAGGGACATAGATTACTCTGAGATACCGCCCACCCGAAGTGCGTCCAATAGCAACTCTCGATTCTTCTCTGCCTGGCCGATCTTCTCCAGGATGTGACAGAACTTCCTCTACTTCCGCACCTTCACTATACCATCTTTCCCATAGTGTTTTGGCGGCTAACCTGGCGATGAGCCGCGCCCTCGTTTGGCGTTGGTCTCCATCGCCGCGTTAGACGGTCAGCGGGTCACCGGACTCTTCGTTGCCGATATAAATGGGTTTCCTCACGTCGGCAAAGCACGATCGATGGCAAATCCCTGGCCGGACCATGCTCGGACGGATGTCCACGGTTCCGTCTGGGCAGACCAGAACTCGTCGGTGGGTGCAAGACCAAGAGGGAGCAAGCCTACCGCGCAAAGATAGAGGCTGCCCGTCGAGATATATGGTTCGCCCACCCTAGGTTGGTGACCACAGAAGCCTATGCGGAGCCAACCATCCGCGTCGAAGGTGTGAGGCGCGCGCATAGTTCGCCGGATCACTGCGGTGAGCGCGCCCCGGACTTGAGCGGGTGAAACCTTATGAGGTAATGCGTGTCGAAGGGCCATTTGGGCCAATAAGTGAAATGCTCCGAAGCGGTATGCCAATGAACGACCGATGGCGGGGAAACTTCCATCCGGCGCGATTAACCGTTCGAGAATGGCTGCATAGCGCCTTGCGCGCTTCTCGACGCGGGAGGCAAGGTCTTTCCATACAGGCATCTCGTCGCGGCAAACGTCCAGCACATCGATCATCATTGGCTGGATGACAAAGCTGTTATAGTAATCCCAATGGAAAGAAGGTCCGTCGCCATACGTGCCGTCGCCCTTGTACCATTGTTCATGTTGCCGCAACGCGTAGTCGATACGCATGCGATCCCATCTCGCACCGAGCGTCGCCAGCGTGGCTTCGATCATCGCTGAAAACAGAAGCCAGTTGTTGAACGGCGGGGCGATCGCGCGTGTCGACTCGAGCGCTACAACGAGATTGCGAACGGTCCGCGGCTCCAAGTTGTCGCGAAGCGCACGGCGCGCTCGTATCACACCCTGTCCCAAGAAGGCTGCATCCACCAATGGCTGCTTGTCGCGCGTGAAGTTCAGATAATCTGGCGACGACGGCTCGACGGCGCGGTCGATCGCACGACAAGCGAGGGCCGCATAATGCGTGCGGAGTTGGCCTTCAGCCGTCGAGTCACCGGGCAGTTCAATCCACGGAGCAATGCCCGCTATCAGGCGACCGAGCGCCTCCAGATGGGTGACATTCCTGCGGTCAGCACCAATCGCCTGCTCGACAGGCATTCGTGTGCGTAAGGTTTCATTCGCTAAGTGTTCCAACACCGGATTGGCGAGGCGGCGCAAGGTGTCGACCCAGAGTGCCCGATCATCGGATGGCTCGGACACACCT belongs to Candidatus Methylomirabilis lanthanidiphila and includes:
- a CDS encoding glycine dehydrogenase, which translates into the protein MTDEVQRSTFNVQRSGDVEEGVGTQGLIFNEPLLFDQGSKGRVGCTLPECDVPELKPERLLPRKLLRRDIPGFPELSEVEVVRHFTRLSQHNYGVDLGFYPLGSCTMKYNPKINEEVWRLPGFSQAHPYQPQSLIQGALELMYELETFLAEISGMERVSLQPAAGAQGEILGMMLIRAYLESKGSPRKRVLIPDSSHGTNPASAAICGYQCVQIKSGPRGRIEPQAVADMMDEDVAAIMITNPNTLGLFEDQIADIAKIVHAKGGQVYCDGANLNAIIGISRPGDVGVDVLHFNMHKTFAVPHGGGGPGAGPVGLKAHLAPFIPIPVVEKKGKRFVLNEDLPSSIGRVRAFYGNFAALVRAYAYIRSLGPSGLRRVAEVAVLNANYIMNQLKDTYHLPYDKFCKHECVFSDARQLPHGVQTLDIAKRLMDYGFHPPTIYFPLIVRGAMMIEPTETESKETLDQFIAAMKRIAEEAERDPELVRSAPHKTKVSRLDEVKAARQPNLRWKGKAPRLP